ATGCTTAATTCTAAACTGTACATCGGAGTGTGTTGGATCTACCGTCCATGTTGTTGTAGCCATAAGAGTAAATATTTAAATAATGATTGTAAATATAGCGGGTTATTGCAATAATTAGATGTTTAAACATTTAAAATGATACTCTTCTGACTTCTCGTACGCGACATTACTTATCTGTAAAGGTTGGGGATTCGTATATTTTTACTCACACATTCATAAATCGCTAAGAAACCTATTATTTAGAATTATTTTCAATAATGATTGTATTTTATGGTTATACTTCTTTTCTTTGCAGTAATTTAGAAAAAGTCCAAATAAATAATGAAAGCACATCTATTTTTTCGTTCCCTCATATATTTTCTGGTATGTTTTACTATTTCTCCCCTACTCACACATGCCCAGACACGATCAAATCTTAAGGGGAGAGTACTTACTGCTGATGGAGAACCGGCAGTTGGTGTATCCGTAACTCTGATAGAGTTAAAACAAGGTAGTTCAACTGATGAAAATGGCGACTATGAAATTAATAACGTCCCTTATGGTGTTTACACGATACGTGTATCAGCACTCGGTTTAAACGCAAAATCGCTCGATATTGAGGTTGTTTCACCTGAAATGCAAATTCCGCTATTTACCCTTACCGAAAACGCGTCAGCGTTAAGGGAGGTAATTATTGATGCGGTAGGTACTAATAAGTATACAAGAAAACGAAGCGAATTTGTATCGAAAATGCCGTTAAGCAATTTAGAGAACCCGCAAGTATATACTTCCATTACCAAAGAGGTGCTGAAAGACCAGATGGTTACAAATTTTAATGATGCTTTAAAAAATAGTTCCGGGCTCGATAAACTTTGGTCGTCCACCGGACGAAGTGGCGATGGAGCTGCCTTTTATACTTTAAGAGGGTTTAGTACACAGCCAAGTTTAATTAATGGGGTAGGCAGTCTTACCAATGGCGATTTAGATCCAGCTAATATAGAACAGATAGAGGTGATAAAAGGTCCATCTGGCACCTTGTTTGGTGGCGCGTTAGTAAATTTTGGTGGTTTAATAAATGTCGTGACCAAACGACCCTTGGATTCTATTGGTGGCGAAGTATCTTATACCGCTGGAAGCTTTGCCCAACATCGCGTAGCTGCCGACGTATACAGTCCTATTAATAAAAGTAGAAACCTCTTAGCCCGCATTAACGCGGCTTATCATACGCAAAACAGCTTTCAGGATGCTGGTTTTAGAAGATCAACATTTATTGCACCCTCTTTAGAATACAGACCCAATGAGCGGTTAACCATTAACCTTGATGCAGAAATTTACCATTATAAAGGCACCAATGCGCTGATGGTGTTTCCCAACAGAGTGCGACAGTTGATTGCAACAAATCCCAGTGAGCTGCAGTTTGATTTTAATAAATCATATACCACCGATGACCTCACCGTGCGTACACCTACTACTAATTTCAGGGGACAGATACAGTACAAGTTGTCAGATCGATGGATCTCCAATACCCACATCAGCTATAACCGTCGCAAATCTAATGGTTACTTACAATATGTCATGTATTTGGATACCGATAATCCTCCTATGGTAGCGAACGACACCATGTTGACTCGTTATGTTACCAATCAGGATGCAC
This Olivibacter sp. SDN3 DNA region includes the following protein-coding sequences:
- a CDS encoding TonB-dependent receptor, with translation MKAHLFFRSLIYFLVCFTISPLLTHAQTRSNLKGRVLTADGEPAVGVSVTLIELKQGSSTDENGDYEINNVPYGVYTIRVSALGLNAKSLDIEVVSPEMQIPLFTLTENASALREVIIDAVGTNKYTRKRSEFVSKMPLSNLENPQVYTSITKEVLKDQMVTNFNDALKNSSGLDKLWSSTGRSGDGAAFYTLRGFSTQPSLINGVGSLTNGDLDPANIEQIEVIKGPSGTLFGGALVNFGGLINVVTKRPLDSIGGEVSYTAGSFAQHRVAADVYSPINKSRNLLARINAAYHTQNSFQDAGFRRSTFIAPSLEYRPNERLTINLDAEIYHYKGTNALMVFPNRVRQLIATNPSELQFDFNKSYTTDDLTVRTPTTNFRGQIQYKLSDRWISNTHISYNRRKSNGYLQYVMYLDTDNPPMVANDTMLTRYVTNQDALSQAINIQQNFIGDFELAGFRNRLVVGLDFLRQVNENDNSPWVVFDRLNSSINDPNYGNINRELVDQRIAASTFPRANTWAATNIYSIYASDIINLTDRFIALLSLRADRFQNFGTQDLATDVTTGDYMQTAFSPKFGLIYQLVKDQVSVFANYMNGFRNVAPATQPFPDIPNTFKPQQANQFEGGVKLDVFANRLSFTASFYDISVSNITRTESIIRDDSTYNITVQNGTQLSRGFEFDLVARPIEGLNLIMGYSKNYSKITNADEFVNDRRPTSAGPAHLINAWASYTLTHGTLKGMGLGFGGNYASENIITNDARTGTFTLPAYTVLNASVFFDAKRFRVGLKADNFTDKIYFKGWTTVEPQMPRSFLANITYKF